Sequence from the Tenrec ecaudatus isolate mTenEca1 chromosome 6, mTenEca1.hap1, whole genome shotgun sequence genome:
AGGGAGGTAGCTGGGTCTCCGTTCCCGGGCAGCCTCGGAGAACTCGGGCTTGCCAAGGCCATTGTCGGCTGCCTTCAGGTCCGGTGCAGGCTGCCCACAAGTGACGTGGGTGTACTggccctgctcctcctgctccgtCTCGCGGTGGTAGAAATAGTTGAAGTTGGACACGATGACAGGCACGGGCAGGGCGATGGTGAGGACCCCAGCAATGGCGCAGAGGGAGCCCACGATCTTGCCCCCCACCGTCATGGGGTACATGTCCCCATAACCTACTGTGGTCATGGTGACCACTGCCCACCAGAAGGCATCCGGGATGCTGGGGAAGAGCGTGTCGATGTCATCCGCCTCGGCGAAGTAGACGGCGCTGGAGAAGAGGATGACTCCGATGAAGAGGAAGAAGATGAGCAACCCCAGCTCCCGCATGGAGGCCTGCAAAGTCTTGCCCAGGATCTGCAGCCCCTTGGAGTGGCGGGAGAGCTTGAAGATGCGGAACACCCGGACCAGGCGGATGACTCTGAGGATGGCCAGGGACATGGCCTGCTGCCCATTCTGGCCACCCCCGCCACtcgcctgctgctgctcctgctgctgcacCAGCTCGGTGCCCAGGGTGATGAAGTAGGGGAAGATGGCCACCAGGTCGATGATGTTCATGATGTTGCGGAAGAAGGCCGGCTTGCTGGGGCAGGCGGAGAAGCGCACCAGCAGCTCGAAGGTGAACCACACAATGCACAGGGTCTCCACCAGGAAGAAGGGGTCTGTGAAGACGGAGCCCCCCAACGTACTGAGTGAGGAGGAGCCCCCCGGAGCCAGGCCCCCAGGGGAGAGGTCAGAGTTAAATTTATAGGTATCATCttcatcctcctcttcctcctgactCCCCCCGGAACTCAGGGACACTCGGCTCACACCGCCGCCACCGCTTCCACCTCGACCGTCCGCGCGGAACTGGGGCAGGGTCTCCAGGCAAAAGATGACTATGGAGATGAGGATGACCAGCACGGAGACGATGGCGATGCCCCTGGCCGGCCCCGAGCTCTCCGGGTACTCGAAGAGCAGCCACACCTGGCGCTGGAAGGGCTGCGAGGGCAGCGGCTTCTCGTCCTCGCCCCCTTCGGGCAGGCAGCCCTCGTCCTCCCGGAAGGCAGCGAGAGCCTCGTCGCCCAGTTGGTAGAAGCGGATCTCCTCCAGGAAGATGTCCAGCGGCACGTTGACGGGCCTCCGCAGCCGGCCCCCGGACTGGTAGTAGTAGAGGATGGCGTCGAAGCTGGGCCGGTTGCGGTCGAAGAAGTACTCGTTCCTGAGCGGGTCGAAAAAGCGGACGCGGCGGCCCGGGTCCCCCAGCAGCGTGTCGGGGAAGAGCGACAGGGTGCGCAGTTGCGTCTCGAAGCGCAGCCCGGAGATGTTGATCACCAGGCGCTCGCTACTACAGCAGCCGCCGCCCCCCGCGGCCTCGGCGAAGTCTCCCGCATCCTGTTGCTCCCCCTCCGGCTCACGGACCTCCCCCGGCGCCGCCGGCGTCAGGGATTTCTCCGATCTCATGGCCCCTTGGCCGTGCGCTCCCCGCCACGAGGACGGCGCCCAAGACGCAGCCACCCCAGCGCGGCACTCGCTTCCCAACTCCCGGCGGCGCCCTCTTTTTCAGGGCGGGGCTCGCGCTCCTGGGAACTCGCTGTCTGACCTGGTGATGGGTCCGCACGCCCTGGAGCCTGGGCCCCCCCGCGCCCAGTAGGGCCGGGGAGGTGACTTGGCTGCAGCAGGTTTGACTCGGCGCCCCCAGCGACTCTTGGCTGTGACTGGGATTCCGGAACCCGCAAACTGGCGCGCGTGGAACTAGAGGCTCCAAAAGACGCGTGGCTTCCCTGCCCGCGCTGCCAGGGACTGGGCTCCCGGACACCGGGGACTGAGCTCCAGGCTGGCCGGCCCTTCCCAGCTCCCTCGGCGGCGTCTCCAGCAGCTCCAGACCCCAGGCTGCAGCTGATACCAATGGGCCAGATGCGCCTTCCCCGCCCTGCTAGGCAGCGATTCCCGGCTGGGCTCGGCCTCCGCCCTCCGTCCACAGCAGGGCTCTGGCTGGCCGAGGTCGTGGCTCCTGCCGCCACGGTTGCCACCTCCTCCCGGGGGAGCCCTGCCGGCTTCGGAGAGGGCCCTGGGGCTGCCCGGGCGCCCGAGCGCGGGGACCCACCTCCCACCGTTCAAGCCTTCCCTGCCGCTGCAGCAGCTGCAGAGGCTCGGCTCAGCTCTCTGCTCTGTCCTTCCTTCCAACACACACTCTCCAAGTGACGTGGCAGGCCccgcctgctgccccctcccaccctacTCCCACATCACACCCCTCACTCAGCCAGGGGCTGCTGCAAGCTGGGGCGCTGTGGGAATAGAGACACCCAATGCCGCTGCCCCCCAATCTTTCCCGCGCTCACCAGGCACACACCTCCCCCTTTCACAccttcacattcacacacacacagcacagcaccacCAACACCTGGTTCCCTAATACCACACCCCTTCCACCCTGCAGTCAGCTCTTCTCCTTTGGGTTGACTGAATGGACCTGCGCAGTGTCATTCATCAATAAGAAAACACCCTCACCCTCTCTATACACACCCCACCCTGACACGGGCTATAGAGTTCAATGCAGAACCACTCACCCAAACATTTCACCGAAAGGAATCAAATGACAGTGTGCCCCTCTATTGTTATCAAGACCCATTTGCCAACCACTCTGATTGCTACTTAAAAAGCACCAAACAAACACAAAGGATGGGAGAGAAGCTTTGAGAGCATCCCATTTAAACGGTGTTGCGGTGCAGATCCCCAAAGAATATAATGTTCCCTTTGCCAACCTGGAAGGGAGAGACAGCATCCCGGCTAGGTTGGCAAAATGATAGTAGAGGAAAGTGTCTCAGAGCCCCTTCTAAGGTAATTTTCCAGGGAAGTGCGCCACAGACTGAATGCAGGCCCTGGGGAAGAAAGGAGCAGCCCCTGGGCTAGCCGGGAATTACTGTTCATCAAGGAGCCTCAGGAgtgtgtgcgcacgcacacaaacacacacgcaggagggaggggtgagtgagAAGTAGGAATGGAAGACAGACTGTACACACAGactcagagtagaaccgcccctgtgggtttccgagactgtggccCTTTGTGGTCATCACCACTTGTCCGTcattttgtcacactgtggtcacCTGTTGCTGGAAGCCATGCCACTAGTATTTTAAATGCCAgtggggtcacccaaggtgaaccgtttcagtggagcttccaagtTAAGAAGAGACAGCAAAGAAGGAATCCCCAATCACTGCTtccagcagcagtccagagaccaAAAGACAGTGtgtcattaggtcaatctgctgcacaaaacctctttagggcATTGAAATGCAAAGCTgggcctttgaggactaaggtgcacctgagccaagccacgGTGTTCTCCATCACCCCgtgtgcacgtgaaagctggacgcggaacaaggaagaccaagaggagccctggcatttgaattgtgatgtggAGAATATTGGCAGTACCAAACCGATCTGTATCGGGAGAAGTACGGCCAgtgtgctccttggaggccaggattggagagacttcatcttacatgcttttggacatgtcaggagagaccagtccccagggaaggacatcgtgtttggtcaagtcgagggcagtgaaaagaggaagggccttgacAAGATGGAGGGACAGAGTGACTGAAACGATGGGCTCAGAGGAcctgttgtgaggatggtgcagtgtgTCCGtctgttgtgaggatggtgcagtgtgtccttctgttgtgaggatggtgccgtgtgtccttctgttgtgaggatggtgccatgtgtccttctgttgtgaggatggtgcagtgtgTCCTGTTGTGCACAGAATCACttcgggtcagaatcgactcgagggcacctaccaacaactctttcccagagtaggaagcctcgtctttctcccacgaagcgcgggtggtttcgaactgctggccttgcagggaGGGGCCCAAGGTgttgataaaatataaaataaaaattgacaGCTACGCTGACCTGTATGATTCCATTCAATTCTCACAGCCCTAGGTAATGTTACCACGAAGATCCACCTGATAATATTTGGGTTAGGCAAACTTTGCTGCCAGGAACCACTTGACTCTTTTCTTCACAGTCCGGGAGGGGAGAGCTAAGAATGTCTATCCAGCCATTTCTGAAAAACTGGAGGCTATTGAGGGAGGACTGATCTGATCTTCCCAGACCACCACGCCCAGATAGTGGGCATGCCATTTGCTGCTCGGGTGCCTCAGTTACCCCCTTCCTTGGTTAGCTGTGGCCAAATGTATTGGCTGACAACGACAAGGCGTCTTTGCTCGCCTTCTTGTGCA
This genomic interval carries:
- the KCNA6 gene encoding potassium voltage-gated channel subfamily A member 6, with amino-acid sequence MRSEKSLTPAAPGEVREPEGEQQDAGDFAEAAGGGGCCSSERLVINISGLRFETQLRTLSLFPDTLLGDPGRRVRFFDPLRNEYFFDRNRPSFDAILYYYQSGGRLRRPVNVPLDIFLEEIRFYQLGDEALAAFREDEGCLPEGGEDEKPLPSQPFQRQVWLLFEYPESSGPARGIAIVSVLVILISIVIFCLETLPQFRADGRGGSGGGGVSRVSLSSGGSQEEEEDEDDTYKFNSDLSPGGLAPGGSSSLSTLGGSVFTDPFFLVETLCIVWFTFELLVRFSACPSKPAFFRNIMNIIDLVAIFPYFITLGTELVQQQEQQQASGGGGQNGQQAMSLAILRVIRLVRVFRIFKLSRHSKGLQILGKTLQASMRELGLLIFFLFIGVILFSSAVYFAEADDIDTLFPSIPDAFWWAVVTMTTVGYGDMYPMTVGGKIVGSLCAIAGVLTIALPVPVIVSNFNYFYHRETEQEEQGQYTHVTCGQPAPDLKAADNGLGKPEFSEAARERRPSYLPTPHRVYTEKRMLTEV